Proteins from a genomic interval of Clostridium sp. M62/1:
- a CDS encoding glycosyltransferase family 2 protein has protein sequence MEKEQKTVGKRKTAPILYVVVPCYNEESVLPVTSKIFLEKLQGMIGRKKIKDESRILFVNDGSRDSTWELIRSLAREDRHYGGISLSRNRGHQNAVLAGLMTAKSVCDITITIDCDGQDEPDAMEKMVDEWNRGAEIVYGVRSNRKTDTFLKRFTAESFYRIMGWMGVETVFNHADYRLLSRRVLDELSGYQEVNLFLRGMIPLIGFQSSCVYYERQERLKGESHYTLKKMVALAVDGITSLSTKPIRLITGLGLMIAFLSFIGVLWSVLQVFAGKTVQGWGSIVSIVCFLSGIQLLSLGIIGEYIGKIYMETKHRPRFIISETTWELEEEE, from the coding sequence ATGGAGAAGGAGCAAAAAACGGTGGGAAAGAGAAAGACAGCGCCGATCCTGTATGTCGTTGTCCCCTGCTACAATGAGGAGAGCGTACTGCCTGTCACTTCAAAGATTTTTCTGGAGAAGCTTCAGGGCATGATCGGAAGAAAAAAAATAAAGGACGAGAGCCGTATCCTGTTCGTAAATGACGGTTCCAGAGACAGTACCTGGGAGCTGATACGCAGCCTGGCCAGGGAGGATCGCCACTATGGGGGGATCTCCCTGAGCCGGAACCGCGGCCATCAGAATGCGGTTCTGGCAGGGCTGATGACTGCAAAATCTGTCTGCGACATAACCATAACGATTGACTGTGACGGTCAGGACGAGCCGGACGCCATGGAGAAGATGGTGGATGAGTGGAACAGGGGAGCCGAGATTGTGTACGGGGTGAGAAGCAACAGGAAAACAGACACCTTTCTCAAGCGGTTCACTGCGGAGAGCTTTTACCGGATCATGGGCTGGATGGGAGTGGAGACAGTGTTTAACCATGCCGACTACCGGCTTCTGAGCCGCCGGGTATTGGACGAACTGTCCGGTTACCAGGAGGTGAATCTTTTTCTCAGAGGCATGATCCCCCTGATCGGGTTTCAGAGCAGCTGTGTCTACTACGAACGCCAGGAACGTCTGAAGGGAGAGAGCCATTACACGCTGAAAAAGATGGTTGCCCTGGCGGTGGACGGGATCACGAGCCTGTCCACCAAGCCGATCCGCCTGATCACAGGCCTGGGGCTGATGATCGCCTTCCTGAGCTTTATCGGAGTTCTGTGGTCTGTGCTGCAGGTGTTTGCAGGAAAAACAGTCCAGGGCTGGGGCTCGATCGTCAGCATCGTCTGCTTCCTCAGCGGAATTCAGCTGCTGTCCCTGGGGATTATCGGTGAATATATCGGAAAAATCTATATGGAGACGAAGCACAGACCCAGGTTTATTATCAGTGAGACTACGTGGGAACTGGAAGAGGAAGAATGA
- a CDS encoding DUF6020 family protein yields MMAKYFEKNFCIINFFLTAFFAAVMVVGASFMKLNSWEEVRRYPIFSLVSFFCYWAAYFIISLLLFKKILRLEKDRKETKSGTYAKFFILWAGLLLCWLPWLIGFYPGISNSDVSDQLAQAFNFENETYLLIDNPLSDEVLINGHHPVFNTWIQGLFLRIGILLGSQNVGIFLHALWIALLTTGVFAYSLWYMMRNSVPRWMCMTVFCIFAFVPCFPLYGINLVKNSTYSAWLYLWVILLVRLAVEGEGLLRKKAYLLLFSLSILMQMLNVKHGVHVVVLTAVFVLWAYRASLRRLLPVFLIPVLAVQIGFNGILMPFLQISPGSRREALGFFYQQTARYARDYPDEVTPEEKAAIDGVLDYDRLAGLYNPITSDPVKFEAYRKEQTRADQTAYFKVWAKQFIKHPGVYLEAAVNGCYGFFYPGLMEWYDYRGFDSAIREVGDGFFTAGHPQALSEFKDLLKAIEYNAKFLPVIGMFFRHGTYVWVMLWCAAALLAVKKYRYLAALMPFLLNILVCIVSPFNANTRYLLPVIYGSGFAVLIVISAVLQIRKGDSEQQNPDASCGKSREEVR; encoded by the coding sequence ATGATGGCAAAATACTTTGAAAAAAACTTCTGCATTATCAATTTTTTTCTTACTGCGTTTTTTGCAGCTGTGATGGTAGTGGGCGCAAGTTTTATGAAGCTTAACAGCTGGGAAGAGGTGAGACGCTACCCGATATTTAGCCTGGTATCGTTTTTCTGCTACTGGGCTGCTTACTTTATTATTTCTCTGCTTCTGTTTAAAAAGATCCTGCGCCTGGAGAAAGACAGGAAAGAGACGAAGAGCGGGACGTACGCAAAATTTTTCATCCTGTGGGCAGGGCTATTGCTGTGCTGGCTCCCCTGGCTGATCGGATTTTATCCCGGGATCAGCAACAGCGATGTCTCGGATCAGCTCGCTCAGGCATTTAATTTTGAAAATGAAACGTATCTGTTAATTGATAATCCCTTATCGGATGAGGTTCTCATTAACGGGCACCACCCTGTTTTTAATACCTGGATCCAGGGATTATTTCTGAGGATTGGGATATTGCTGGGAAGTCAGAATGTGGGGATTTTTCTGCACGCTCTATGGATAGCCCTTCTTACGACGGGTGTATTTGCATATTCACTCTGGTATATGATGCGAAACTCTGTGCCCAGATGGATGTGCATGACAGTTTTTTGCATATTTGCGTTTGTTCCCTGCTTTCCGCTTTACGGGATCAATCTTGTAAAAAATTCTACCTACTCTGCCTGGCTGTATCTGTGGGTGATCCTGCTGGTGCGCCTGGCCGTGGAGGGAGAGGGGCTGCTCAGGAAAAAGGCCTATCTGCTCTTATTTTCTCTTTCCATACTGATGCAGATGCTGAATGTCAAGCATGGAGTTCATGTGGTTGTTTTGACAGCTGTATTTGTGCTGTGGGCGTACAGGGCATCCCTCAGAAGACTGCTGCCGGTGTTTCTGATTCCTGTTTTGGCAGTTCAGATTGGATTTAACGGAATTCTGATGCCGTTTCTTCAGATATCGCCGGGGAGCAGGAGGGAGGCACTGGGATTTTTCTACCAGCAGACGGCCCGCTATGCCAGAGATTATCCTGATGAAGTGACTCCGGAAGAGAAGGCCGCGATTGACGGAGTGCTGGATTATGACCGGCTTGCCGGACTGTACAACCCGATCACCTCGGATCCGGTGAAGTTTGAAGCCTACAGAAAGGAGCAGACCCGGGCCGATCAGACTGCGTACTTTAAAGTATGGGCAAAACAGTTTATAAAACATCCGGGAGTGTACCTGGAGGCCGCTGTAAACGGCTGTTATGGATTCTTCTATCCGGGGCTGATGGAATGGTACGATTACAGAGGATTTGACTCTGCCATCCGGGAGGTGGGAGACGGCTTTTTCACGGCGGGACATCCCCAGGCGCTGTCGGAATTCAAAGATTTGCTGAAAGCCATAGAATACAACGCCAAATTTCTTCCTGTCATCGGCATGTTTTTCCGGCACGGCACCTACGTATGGGTGATGCTTTGGTGCGCGGCGGCGCTGTTAGCCGTAAAAAAATACCGTTATCTGGCAGCGCTGATGCCCTTTCTCCTGAATATTCTGGTATGTATAGTCTCGCCGTTTAACGCAAATACCAGATACCTTCTGCCTGTCATTTACGGATCCGGTTTTGCCGTATTAATTGTTATTTCGGCAGTTCTGCAAATCAGAAAGGGAGATAGTGAACAGCAGAATCCAGATGCCTCCTGCGGGAAAAGCCGTGAAGAAGTACGGTGA